The proteins below come from a single Caulobacter flavus genomic window:
- a CDS encoding TonB-dependent receptor domain-containing protein, with protein MSAVAGGEAPAAPQAAAAATVAAEEEDDATVRLSGVEVVARRGAAKTPPETELTPEEIEALGAYDIGEALDRISSAYGLADPPVVIINGRRVQNAGDYMTFPPDALSRVELLPEQAAGLYGADPGRRVVNIVLKREFQSRDGQAMLAGSTAGGRSTAMLDARRSAIANENTSQMGGRLTHDTSLRADERPDYLRDNSEAQGATLRPQSTSVTANMSVNRRLGDWQAAFSASGRAQRDESVSRRDDVLARQRGQQRGLSASAGANGQIKGWSVRAGLDGQLSRSRQEGLSDRESDNRTIALNLSADRPLLTLPAGRMTMDLSGRVSRTSSSTTVEGATTERSAENADVRGGLTIPLLRAPQPGEEAGPVNLGSASLSLSGNLRRQSGSGGGEGLTGALSWSPIKLLRLNGSWARSYDAPSDQQLFDAPFYGDPIVVFDFATGQSVEVLPLYGGNPALKGQTAERFSLSLSAGPVTPWRLAANVNYRTSDTRDGVSSLPAVTPAVEAAFPERFQRDAEGRLVGIDQRSINLLSSRSDTLASGLTFAVPFGGKTPLSGTTSLRASLNHTLQLKKSTLIRAGYPVMDHLAGDGGGSPRNEVSGTLDARRDKWTLNASARWRQAYRTRRDTGADGPSDLLVEDFTRIDLKLGYMLARPGARPATAAQPGAAPPRISGLRLGLEIENLLDARPKARLGDGRPAPGYGRDDQDATGRVVRLTLRGRF; from the coding sequence ATGTCCGCTGTCGCCGGGGGCGAGGCTCCGGCCGCGCCGCAGGCCGCCGCCGCGGCGACGGTCGCGGCCGAGGAGGAGGACGACGCGACGGTGCGGCTGTCCGGGGTCGAGGTTGTGGCCCGCCGGGGCGCGGCCAAGACCCCGCCGGAGACCGAGCTCACCCCCGAAGAGATCGAGGCCCTGGGCGCCTACGACATCGGCGAGGCGCTGGACCGCATCAGCTCGGCCTACGGCCTGGCCGATCCGCCCGTGGTGATTATCAACGGCCGCCGGGTGCAGAACGCCGGCGACTACATGACCTTTCCGCCGGACGCCCTGTCGCGCGTCGAGCTGCTGCCCGAACAGGCCGCGGGACTTTACGGCGCCGACCCCGGCCGCCGGGTCGTCAACATCGTCCTCAAGCGCGAGTTCCAGAGTCGCGACGGCCAGGCGATGCTGGCCGGTTCCACGGCGGGAGGACGCTCCACCGCCATGCTCGACGCCCGCCGCTCGGCGATCGCCAACGAGAACACCAGCCAGATGGGCGGCCGGCTGACCCACGACACCTCGCTGCGCGCCGACGAACGTCCCGACTACCTGCGCGACAACTCCGAGGCCCAGGGCGCCACGCTCAGGCCGCAGAGCACGTCGGTGACGGCCAACATGTCGGTCAACCGGCGGCTGGGCGACTGGCAGGCGGCGTTCAGCGCCAGCGGCCGGGCCCAGCGCGACGAGTCGGTGTCCCGCCGGGACGACGTCCTGGCTCGCCAGCGCGGACAGCAGCGCGGCCTGAGCGCCAGCGCCGGCGCGAACGGCCAGATCAAGGGCTGGTCGGTGCGGGCCGGGCTGGACGGTCAGCTGTCGCGCAGCCGCCAGGAGGGGCTGAGCGACCGCGAGTCGGACAACCGGACGATCGCGCTCAACCTGTCGGCCGACCGGCCCTTGCTGACGCTGCCCGCCGGCCGGATGACCATGGACCTCAGCGGCCGCGTCTCGCGCACCTCCTCGTCCACCACCGTCGAGGGGGCGACCACGGAACGCAGCGCCGAGAACGCCGACGTGCGCGGCGGACTGACGATCCCGCTGCTCCGCGCCCCGCAGCCGGGCGAGGAAGCCGGTCCCGTCAATCTGGGCAGCGCCTCGCTTAGCCTCAGCGGCAATCTGCGCCGGCAGAGCGGGTCGGGCGGAGGGGAGGGCCTGACCGGCGCACTGTCCTGGTCGCCGATCAAGCTGCTGCGGCTGAACGGCTCGTGGGCGCGGTCCTACGACGCGCCCTCGGACCAGCAGCTGTTCGACGCGCCCTTCTACGGCGACCCGATCGTCGTGTTCGACTTCGCCACCGGACAGTCGGTCGAGGTCCTGCCGCTGTATGGCGGCAATCCCGCCCTCAAGGGCCAGACCGCCGAGCGGTTCTCGCTCAGCCTTTCGGCCGGGCCCGTCACGCCGTGGCGGCTGGCGGCGAACGTCAACTACCGGACCTCCGACACCCGCGACGGCGTCAGCAGCCTGCCGGCCGTGACCCCGGCCGTCGAAGCCGCCTTTCCCGAGCGCTTCCAGAGGGACGCCGAGGGGCGATTGGTCGGCATCGACCAGCGCTCGATAAACCTGCTCTCGTCGCGATCCGACACCCTGGCCTCGGGCCTGACCTTCGCCGTCCCGTTCGGCGGCAAGACGCCCTTGTCCGGCACGACCAGCCTCAGGGCGTCGCTGAACCACACGCTGCAGCTGAAGAAGTCGACGCTGATCCGCGCGGGTTATCCCGTCATGGACCACCTGGCCGGCGACGGCGGCGGTTCACCGCGCAACGAGGTGTCCGGGACGCTGGACGCCCGCCGCGACAAATGGACGCTGAACGCCAGCGCGCGGTGGCGCCAAGCCTACCGCACGCGTCGCGACACCGGCGCCGACGGGCCAAGCGACCTGCTGGTCGAAGACTTCACCCGGATCGACCTCAAGCTGGGCTACATGCTCGCCCGGCCTGGGGCCAGACCCGCCACGGCCGCCCAGCCCGGGGCTGCGCCTCCACGCATTTCGGGCCTGCGCCTGGGCCTGGAAATCGAGAACCTGCTGGATGCGCGACCCAAGGCCCGACTGGGCGACGGCCGCCCCGCGCCCGGTTACGGTCGCGACGACCAGGACGCCACGGGCAGGGTGGTTCGCCTGACCCTGCGCGGCCGTTTCTGA
- a CDS encoding response regulator transcription factor, with product MPVERKLIIVEDDEKFAATLKKSFERRGYQVVHVHGLDEALAALETFTPRYAVVDLKLAGESGLTCVQALIARDPEMLIVVLTGFASIATAVEAIKLGACHYLAKPSNTDDIEAAFDKREGDAGAVIGERATSIKNLEWERIHQTLVETDFNISETARRLGMHRRTLARKLEKRRIS from the coding sequence ATGCCCGTTGAGCGCAAGCTGATCATCGTCGAGGACGACGAGAAGTTCGCCGCCACGCTCAAGAAGTCGTTCGAGCGGCGGGGTTACCAGGTCGTGCACGTCCACGGTCTGGACGAGGCGCTGGCGGCGCTGGAAACCTTCACGCCGCGCTATGCCGTGGTCGACCTGAAGCTGGCCGGCGAGTCGGGCCTGACCTGCGTTCAGGCGCTGATCGCCCGCGACCCGGAAATGTTGATCGTGGTGCTGACCGGCTTCGCCAGCATCGCCACGGCGGTTGAGGCGATCAAGCTGGGCGCCTGCCACTACCTGGCCAAGCCGTCGAACACCGACGACATCGAGGCCGCCTTCGACAAGCGCGAGGGCGACGCCGGGGCGGTCATCGGCGAGCGCGCCACCTCGATCAAGAACCTGGAATGGGAGCGGATCCACCAGACCCTGGTCGAGACCGACTTCAACATCTCCGAGACCGCGCGGCGCCTCGGCATGCATCGCCGCACCCTGGCCCGGAAGCTGGAGAAGCGCAGGATCAGCTGA
- a CDS encoding ATP-binding protein, whose amino-acid sequence MTPTARILIAGMSGWLSGARAADNATGPADAIARQNMLQLIHLRWIAVVGQVVTILAVHFSLGFHLPLAAMMLVLAALVVLNLFNLLRLKSARPIGPYDLFLALALDSLALTAQLYFSGGATNPFTTLYLLHVILGVVLLEVWATWAIVFLTSFCFLLLVAANRPVIATGLSDQAFFGLFIMGMMMGVVLDAVLLVTFVSRINSNLRRHDAHLAELRQRAAEETHIVRMGLLASGAAHELGTPLATLDVILGDWRRMKVFAKHPELAQELEDMRGEVKRCKDIVTGVLLSAGEARSNEVRASTLRAFLDEVVDEWRATRDGEALTYAPDLSGVVPIVAESTLKQVIHNVLDNARDASPHAVRMSAHVADGWIVVTVEDQGPGFTAETLENLGTPYNSTKGRAGGGLGLFLVVNVLRKLGGEVAAANRPEGGARVVLSLPLASLQIGRRHAR is encoded by the coding sequence ATGACGCCGACCGCCCGCATCCTGATCGCCGGCATGTCGGGCTGGCTTTCGGGAGCGCGGGCCGCCGACAACGCGACCGGCCCCGCCGACGCTATCGCCCGCCAGAACATGCTGCAGCTGATCCACCTGCGCTGGATCGCCGTGGTCGGCCAGGTGGTCACGATCCTGGCGGTGCATTTCAGCCTGGGCTTCCACCTGCCGCTGGCGGCGATGATGCTGGTGCTGGCGGCGCTGGTGGTGCTGAACCTGTTCAACCTGCTGCGCCTGAAGAGCGCCAGACCGATCGGCCCCTACGACCTGTTCCTGGCGCTGGCGCTCGATTCCCTGGCCCTGACGGCCCAGCTCTATTTCAGCGGCGGGGCGACCAATCCGTTCACGACCCTCTATCTGCTGCACGTAATCCTGGGCGTGGTGCTGCTCGAGGTCTGGGCGACCTGGGCGATCGTGTTCCTGACCAGCTTCTGCTTCCTGCTGCTGGTGGCCGCCAACCGTCCGGTGATCGCCACGGGGCTGAGCGACCAGGCGTTCTTCGGCCTGTTCATCATGGGCATGATGATGGGCGTGGTGCTGGACGCCGTGCTGCTGGTGACCTTCGTCTCGCGCATCAACAGCAACCTGCGCCGCCACGACGCCCACCTGGCCGAGCTGCGCCAGCGGGCGGCGGAAGAGACCCACATCGTGCGCATGGGCCTGCTGGCCTCCGGCGCCGCGCACGAACTGGGCACGCCGCTGGCCACGCTGGACGTGATCCTGGGCGACTGGCGACGCATGAAGGTGTTCGCCAAGCATCCGGAGCTGGCCCAGGAGCTCGAGGACATGCGCGGCGAGGTCAAGCGCTGCAAGGACATCGTCACCGGCGTGCTGCTGTCGGCCGGCGAGGCCCGCAGCAACGAGGTGCGCGCCAGCACCCTGCGCGCCTTCCTCGACGAGGTGGTCGACGAGTGGCGGGCCACCCGCGACGGCGAGGCGCTGACCTATGCGCCCGACCTGTCGGGCGTCGTCCCGATCGTCGCGGAGTCCACCCTCAAGCAGGTGATCCACAACGTCCTGGACAACGCGCGCGACGCCTCGCCCCACGCGGTGCGGATGAGCGCCCACGTCGCCGACGGCTGGATCGTCGTCACGGTCGAGGACCAGGGACCCGGCTTCACCGCCGAGACCCTGGAGAACCTCGGCACGCCCTACAATTCGACCAAGGGCAGGGCGGGGGGAGGCCTTGGCCTCTTCCTGGTGGTCAACGTGCTGCGCAAGCTGGGCGGCGAGGTCGCCGCGGCCAACCGTCCCGAGGGCGGCGCGCGCGTGGTCCTGAGCCTGCCCTTAGCGTCGCTACAGATCGGGAGGCGTCATGCCCGTTGA
- a CDS encoding SURF1 family protein, whose amino-acid sequence MTKSGGRAARTIALVGLCLAFTAIFLALGGWQVQRRAQKLDLIARVEQRIHAEPAPPPGPGRWAGISQASDGYRRLRLTGRFLHDRETLVQAVTTEGPGFWVMTPFSTDQGFTVLVNRGFVSAERRAPGARLAAQAEGPVSVVGLLRLTEPRGGFLRTNAPAENRWYSRDVAAIGQARGLSNLAPYFVDADAAANPGGWPIGGLTVVKFPNSHLVYMLTWFGLALLAGGAAVYVLLDARGNRVKETP is encoded by the coding sequence GTGACGAAGTCCGGCGGCCGAGCCGCCCGGACGATCGCCCTGGTCGGGCTCTGCCTGGCCTTCACGGCGATCTTCCTGGCGCTCGGCGGCTGGCAGGTCCAGCGCAGGGCCCAGAAGCTCGACCTGATCGCCCGGGTCGAGCAGCGCATCCACGCAGAACCCGCCCCGCCGCCTGGTCCAGGCCGCTGGGCGGGGATCTCGCAGGCCAGCGACGGCTATCGCCGGCTGCGCCTGACGGGACGCTTCCTCCACGACCGCGAGACCCTGGTCCAGGCCGTGACGACCGAAGGCCCCGGTTTCTGGGTCATGACCCCCTTCAGCACCGACCAGGGCTTCACCGTCCTCGTCAACCGCGGCTTCGTCTCGGCCGAGCGCCGCGCGCCCGGCGCGCGCCTGGCCGCCCAGGCCGAGGGCCCGGTCTCCGTGGTCGGCCTGCTGCGCCTGACCGAGCCGCGCGGCGGCTTCCTGCGAACCAACGCCCCGGCCGAGAACCGCTGGTACTCGCGCGACGTCGCCGCCATCGGGCAGGCGAGGGGGCTTTCGAACCTGGCGCCCTATTTCGTCGACGCCGACGCTGCGGCCAATCCCGGCGGCTGGCCGATCGGCGGCCTCACGGTCGTGAAGTTCCCCAACAGCCACCTGGTCTACATGCTGACCTGGTTCGGCCTGGCGCTGCTGGCCGGCGGGGCGGCGGTCTATGTTCTGCTCGACGCGCGCGGGAACCGGGTTAAAGAGACCCCATGA
- the cyoD gene encoding cytochrome o ubiquinol oxidase subunit IV has translation MSAASHDAHHAHDDHGHGHEDGGAHGTLKDYVIGFVLAVILTAIPFWLVMADVLPTHQMTAVAVMGLAAIQVIVHMIYFLHMNSRSEGGWTMLALVFTLIVVVITLAGSLWVMHNLDTHMMAPMPHDMREVP, from the coding sequence ATGAGCGCGGCCAGCCACGACGCGCACCACGCGCATGACGACCATGGGCACGGCCACGAAGATGGCGGCGCCCACGGCACGCTGAAGGACTACGTGATCGGCTTCGTGCTGGCGGTGATCCTCACCGCCATCCCGTTCTGGCTGGTCATGGCCGACGTGCTGCCGACCCACCAGATGACCGCCGTGGCGGTCATGGGCCTGGCCGCGATCCAGGTCATCGTCCACATGATCTACTTCCTTCACATGAACTCGCGTTCGGAAGGCGGCTGGACCATGCTGGCCCTGGTGTTCACCCTCATCGTGGTGGTCATCACCCTGGCCGGTTCGCTGTGGGTGATGCACAACCTCGACACCCACATGATGGCGCCGATGCCGCACGACATGCGGGAAGTTCCGTGA
- the cyoC gene encoding cytochrome o ubiquinol oxidase subunit III: MAHAQALNEADKDRFYLTEDHHPENGTLLGFWIYLMSDCLIFAVLFACYAVLGRNYAAGPSGADLFDLPIVAVNTALLLFSSITYGFAMISAQAKKVKPTLAWLAVTGLLGLGFLSLELYEFNHLIHEGAGPQRSAFLSSFFVLVGTHGLHVTFGTIWLVTLMVQVAKRGLGVEMKRRLMCLSMFWHFLDVIWIGVFSFVYLLGVLK; this comes from the coding sequence ATGGCCCACGCCCAAGCCCTGAACGAAGCGGACAAGGACCGCTTCTACCTCACCGAGGACCACCATCCGGAGAACGGGACCCTGCTGGGGTTCTGGATCTACCTGATGAGCGACTGCCTGATCTTCGCGGTCCTCTTCGCCTGCTACGCCGTGCTCGGCCGCAACTACGCGGCCGGCCCCTCGGGGGCGGATCTGTTCGATCTGCCCATCGTGGCGGTCAACACCGCGCTGCTGCTGTTCTCGTCGATCACCTACGGCTTCGCCATGATCTCGGCCCAGGCCAAGAAGGTGAAGCCGACCCTGGCCTGGCTGGCGGTCACGGGGCTTCTCGGCCTCGGCTTCCTGTCGCTGGAACTGTACGAGTTCAACCACCTCATCCATGAGGGCGCCGGTCCGCAGCGCAGCGCCTTCCTGTCGTCGTTCTTCGTGCTCGTCGGCACCCACGGGCTGCACGTGACCTTCGGCACCATCTGGCTCGTCACGCTCATGGTCCAGGTCGCCAAGCGCGGCCTGGGCGTCGAGATGAAGCGTCGCCTGATGTGCCTGTCGATGTTCTGGCACTTCCTCGACGTCATCTGGATCGGCGTCTTCTCGTTCGTCTACCTGCTCGGAGTCCTGAAATGA
- the cyoB gene encoding cytochrome o ubiquinol oxidase subunit I, with protein sequence MSPDLVKTIFGRLTWDAIPLHEPILLGTFSVVALGGITMLALLTYFKVWGYLWREWLTSVDHKKIGVMYIILAIVMLLRGFADALMMRAQQAIAFGDAAGYLPPHHYDQVFTAHGVIMIFFVAMPLITGLMNLVVPLQIGARDVAFPFLNNFSFWMTVGGAVTVMLSLFVGEFARTGWLAYPPLSGLAYSPDVGVDYYIWSLQIAGVGTTLSGINLIVTIVKMRAPGMSLMKMPVFTWTSLCSNVLIVASFPILTAVLALLSSDRYLGTNFFTNDFGGNPMMYVNLIWIWGHPEVYILVLPAFGVFSEVVSTFSSKRLFGYSSMVYATVVITILSYLVWLHHFFTMGSGASVNSFFGITTMIISIPTGAKIFNWLFTMYRGRIRFEVPMLWTVGFMVTFVIGGMTGVLLAVPPADFVLHNSLFLIAHFHNVIIGGVVFGMFAGIVYWFPKAFGFKLDPFWGKMSFWFWQIGFFFAFMPLYVLGLMGVTRRVSHFEDHSLQIWFVISAFGAVLILIGIISFIMQMVVGFMKREQYADKTGDPWGGRTLEWSTSSPPPAYNFAFTPVIHEIDAWHDMKQRGYVRPTTGFIPIHMPKNTGAGVVLAGISVVVGFAMIWQIWWLAVISFVALVASAIIHTFNFKRDYYIPAEEVVRIEDARTEALRSLA encoded by the coding sequence ATGTCCCCGGACCTCGTAAAAACGATCTTCGGCCGTCTCACATGGGACGCCATTCCCCTTCACGAACCCATCCTGCTCGGCACCTTCTCGGTCGTCGCGCTGGGCGGGATCACGATGCTGGCGCTGCTGACCTACTTCAAGGTCTGGGGCTACCTGTGGCGTGAGTGGCTGACCAGCGTCGACCACAAGAAGATCGGGGTGATGTACATCATCCTGGCCATCGTGATGCTTCTGCGCGGCTTCGCCGACGCCCTGATGATGCGGGCCCAGCAGGCCATCGCCTTCGGCGACGCCGCCGGCTACCTGCCGCCGCACCACTACGACCAGGTCTTCACCGCCCACGGCGTGATCATGATCTTCTTCGTGGCGATGCCGCTGATCACCGGCCTGATGAACCTCGTCGTGCCGCTGCAGATCGGCGCCCGCGACGTGGCCTTCCCGTTCCTGAACAACTTCAGCTTCTGGATGACGGTTGGCGGCGCGGTGACGGTGATGCTGTCGCTGTTCGTCGGCGAGTTCGCCCGCACCGGCTGGCTGGCCTATCCGCCGCTGTCGGGATTGGCGTACAGTCCAGACGTAGGGGTCGACTACTACATCTGGTCACTGCAGATCGCGGGCGTCGGCACCACGCTGTCGGGCATCAACCTGATCGTCACGATCGTGAAGATGCGCGCCCCGGGCATGAGCCTGATGAAGATGCCGGTGTTCACCTGGACCTCGCTGTGCAGCAACGTCCTGATCGTCGCCAGCTTCCCGATCCTGACCGCCGTCCTGGCCCTGCTGTCCTCCGACCGCTACCTTGGCACCAACTTCTTCACGAACGACTTCGGCGGCAACCCGATGATGTACGTGAACCTCATCTGGATCTGGGGTCACCCCGAGGTCTACATCCTGGTGCTGCCGGCCTTCGGCGTGTTCTCGGAAGTCGTCTCCACCTTCTCCAGCAAGCGCCTGTTCGGCTACAGCTCGATGGTCTACGCGACCGTCGTCATCACCATCCTGTCGTACCTGGTGTGGCTGCACCACTTCTTCACCATGGGCTCGGGCGCCAGCGTGAACTCGTTCTTCGGGATCACGACGATGATCATCTCGATCCCGACAGGGGCGAAGATCTTCAACTGGCTGTTCACGATGTACCGCGGCCGCATCCGCTTCGAAGTGCCGATGCTGTGGACCGTGGGCTTCATGGTCACCTTCGTGATCGGCGGCATGACCGGCGTCCTGCTGGCCGTCCCGCCCGCCGACTTCGTCCTGCACAACTCGCTGTTCCTGATCGCCCACTTCCACAACGTCATCATCGGCGGCGTGGTGTTCGGCATGTTCGCCGGCATCGTGTACTGGTTCCCGAAAGCCTTCGGCTTCAAGCTGGATCCGTTCTGGGGCAAGATGTCGTTCTGGTTCTGGCAGATCGGCTTCTTCTTCGCCTTCATGCCGCTCTACGTGCTGGGCCTGATGGGGGTGACGCGTCGCGTCAGCCACTTCGAGGATCACAGCCTGCAGATCTGGTTCGTGATCTCGGCCTTCGGCGCCGTGCTGATCCTGATCGGCATCATCTCGTTCATCATGCAGATGGTCGTCGGCTTCATGAAGCGCGAGCAGTACGCCGACAAGACGGGCGACCCCTGGGGCGGCCGTACGCTGGAGTGGTCGACCTCGTCGCCGCCGCCGGCCTACAACTTCGCGTTCACGCCGGTCATACACGAGATCGACGCCTGGCATGACATGAAGCAGCGCGGCTACGTGCGTCCGACGACCGGGTTCATCCCGATCCACATGCCGAAGAACACCGGCGCGGGCGTCGTCCTGGCCGGGATCTCGGTGGTCGTCGGCTTCGCGATGATCTGGCAGATCTGGTGGCTGGCGGTGATCTCGTTCGTGGCCCTCGTGGCCTCGGCGATCATCCACACCTTCAACTTCAAGCGTGACTACTACATTCCGGCCGAGGAGGTCGTCCGCATCGAGGACGCCCGCACCGAAGCCCTGCGGAGCCTCGCGTAA
- the cyoA gene encoding ubiquinol oxidase subunit II yields MTPSSLKKLALLPVLLLLSGCDWVVMNPSGDIAAQQRDLIILSTVLMLIIIVPVIILTLFFAWKYRQSNKAAKYDPDWHHSTKLEIVIWAAPLVIIMILGAVTWTSTHLLDPYRPLDRIAPGRSAEGVKPLKVQVVALDWKWMFIYPELGIATVNELAAPVDTPIDFDLTASSVMNSFYVPALAGQIYAMPGMRTKLHAVINKPGVYDGFSANYSGEGFSHMRFKFHGMSRADFDKWATDVRKGADRLDGPRYLVLEKPSEKVPPQRFASVEAGLFDKAVNRCVEPGKMCQHDMMAIDKSGGLGMAGVYNVTTLEYDKRTRRGEGGIRSFIAALCAPKSAPAEAR; encoded by the coding sequence ATGACACCGAGTTCCTTGAAGAAGCTCGCCCTGTTGCCCGTGCTGCTCCTGCTGAGCGGCTGCGACTGGGTGGTGATGAATCCGTCGGGTGATATCGCCGCGCAGCAGCGCGACCTGATCATCCTGTCGACCGTGCTGATGCTGATCATCATCGTGCCGGTCATCATCCTCACCCTGTTCTTCGCCTGGAAGTACCGGCAGTCGAACAAGGCGGCCAAGTACGATCCGGACTGGCACCACTCGACCAAGCTCGAGATCGTGATCTGGGCCGCCCCGCTGGTGATCATCATGATCCTGGGCGCGGTGACCTGGACCAGCACCCACCTGCTGGACCCGTACCGCCCGCTGGACCGGATCGCGCCGGGCCGCAGCGCCGAAGGCGTCAAGCCGCTGAAGGTGCAGGTCGTCGCGCTCGACTGGAAGTGGATGTTCATCTACCCCGAACTGGGCATCGCCACGGTCAACGAACTGGCCGCGCCGGTCGACACCCCGATCGACTTCGACCTGACCGCGTCGTCGGTGATGAACTCGTTCTACGTCCCGGCCCTGGCCGGCCAGATCTACGCTATGCCCGGCATGCGCACGAAGCTTCACGCCGTGATCAACAAGCCCGGCGTCTACGACGGCTTCTCGGCCAACTACAGCGGCGAGGGCTTCTCGCACATGCGCTTCAAGTTCCACGGCATGAGCCGCGCGGACTTCGACAAGTGGGCGACCGACGTGCGCAAGGGCGCCGACCGTCTCGACGGCCCGCGCTACCTGGTGCTCGAGAAGCCGAGCGAGAAGGTTCCGCCCCAGCGCTTCGCCTCGGTCGAGGCCGGCCTGTTCGACAAGGCCGTCAACCGCTGCGTCGAGCCGGGCAAGATGTGCCAGCACGACATGATGGCCATCGACAAGTCGGGCGGCCTGGGCATGGCCGGCGTCTACAACGTCACCACGCTCGAATACGACAAGCGGACCCGGCGCGGGGAGGGCGGCATCCGCTCGTTCATCGCCGCGCTCTGCGCCCCCAAGTCCGCGCCCGCCGAAGCGCGCTGA
- a CDS encoding MFS transporter codes for MNQDFAIPTSSGLERDARRLHADHKGVRPSEIAIGVIIGRTSEFFDFFVYAIASVLVFPQLFFPFVDRLTGVLCSFAIFSLAFVARPIGSAIFGAIDRNYGRGVKLTIALFLLGGSTAAISFLPGYATAGVLSIWALAAFRIGQGLALAGAWDGMASLLALNAPEKKRGWYAMIPQLGAPFGFMLASGLFAYFVASLGSADFLDWGWRYPFFAAFAINVVALFARLRIVATEEFGKLFEKGQLSPVPITSLLKAQGGNVLIGAFAPLATFAMFHLVTVFPLSWVSLHDDGGEALNFLRIELAGALVGVVGIMASGWIADRISRQNQLALSAVLIGVFSLAAPWLLDAGSVGQTVYVVAGFAILGLSFGQASGAVSSGFLRKYRYTGSAVVSDLSWLVGAGFAPLAALALASFWGLPAIGLYLASGAVATLIALSLDRRRRIHAKAKTGA; via the coding sequence ATGAACCAGGATTTCGCAATTCCGACGTCATCGGGCCTAGAGCGTGACGCACGGCGATTGCATGCCGATCACAAGGGGGTGCGCCCCAGCGAGATCGCCATCGGCGTGATCATCGGGCGGACCTCGGAATTCTTCGACTTTTTCGTCTACGCCATCGCTTCGGTGCTGGTGTTCCCGCAGCTCTTCTTCCCGTTCGTCGACCGGCTCACGGGCGTGCTGTGCTCGTTCGCCATCTTCTCGCTGGCCTTCGTGGCGCGCCCGATTGGCTCGGCGATCTTCGGGGCCATCGACCGCAACTACGGTCGCGGCGTGAAGCTGACCATCGCCCTCTTCCTGCTGGGCGGATCGACCGCGGCCATCAGCTTCCTGCCGGGCTACGCCACGGCGGGCGTGCTCTCGATCTGGGCGCTGGCGGCCTTCCGCATCGGCCAGGGCCTGGCGCTGGCCGGCGCCTGGGACGGCATGGCCTCGCTGCTGGCGCTGAACGCGCCCGAGAAGAAGCGCGGCTGGTACGCCATGATCCCGCAGCTGGGCGCGCCGTTCGGCTTCATGCTGGCCAGCGGCCTCTTCGCCTACTTCGTCGCCAGCCTGGGCTCGGCCGACTTCCTCGACTGGGGCTGGCGCTATCCGTTCTTCGCGGCCTTCGCCATCAACGTCGTGGCCCTGTTCGCCCGCCTACGCATCGTCGCCACCGAGGAGTTCGGCAAGCTGTTCGAGAAGGGCCAGCTCAGCCCCGTGCCGATCACCAGCCTGCTGAAGGCCCAGGGCGGCAACGTGCTGATCGGCGCCTTCGCGCCGCTGGCCACCTTCGCCATGTTCCACCTCGTCACCGTCTTCCCGCTGTCGTGGGTCAGCCTGCACGACGACGGCGGCGAGGCGCTGAACTTCCTGCGCATCGAACTGGCCGGCGCCCTGGTCGGCGTGGTTGGGATCATGGCCTCGGGCTGGATCGCCGACCGCATCAGCCGCCAGAACCAGCTGGCCCTGTCGGCCGTGCTGATCGGCGTGTTCAGCCTGGCCGCGCCCTGGCTGCTCGATGCGGGCAGCGTCGGCCAGACGGTCTACGTCGTCGCCGGCTTCGCGATCCTGGGCCTGTCGTTCGGCCAGGCCTCGGGCGCGGTCAGCTCAGGCTTCCTGCGCAAGTACCGCTACACCGGCTCGGCCGTGGTGTCCGACCTGTCCTGGCTGGTCGGCGCGGGCTTCGCGCCGCTGGCCGCCCTGGCGCTGGCCAGCTTCTGGGGGCTGCCGGCCATCGGCCTCTACCTGGCCTCGGGCGCGGTGGCGACCCTGATCGCGCTCAGCCTAGATCGCCGTCGCCGCATCCACGCCAAGGCCAAGACCGGCGCCTGA
- a CDS encoding DUF2147 domain-containing protein codes for MSFSERRGAGAWPRVCAGLALAAATVVPGLAGAQAPPATDGIYGVWRNPKDSVHVEIKPCGPEVCGYVVWANDEARTDARKGSGGELLGRQLLRDFTPGDKGEWRGKVFAPDVNMTFSGRVLVLDAGKLRAKGCVLGNFLCKTQVWTRVA; via the coding sequence ATGTCGTTTTCAGAGCGAAGAGGGGCAGGGGCGTGGCCTCGCGTTTGCGCCGGACTGGCCCTGGCGGCGGCGACGGTCGTTCCCGGCCTGGCCGGGGCCCAGGCGCCGCCCGCCACGGACGGCATCTACGGCGTCTGGCGCAATCCCAAGGACAGCGTCCACGTCGAGATCAAGCCGTGCGGACCGGAGGTCTGCGGCTACGTGGTCTGGGCCAACGACGAGGCGCGCACCGACGCTCGCAAGGGGTCGGGCGGGGAACTGCTGGGACGTCAGCTGCTGAGGGACTTCACGCCCGGCGACAAGGGCGAGTGGCGCGGCAAGGTCTTCGCGCCGGACGTCAACATGACGTTCTCGGGCCGGGTGCTTGTGCTGGACGCCGGCAAGCTGCGGGCCAAGGGCTGCGTGCTGGGCAACTTCCTCTGCAAGACCCAGGTCTGGACCCGCGTCGCCTGA